In Alistipes ihumii AP11, a genomic segment contains:
- a CDS encoding alkaline phosphatase family protein gives MNRKHILIILSILLLLPWGGYGAKAKKAVFIIVDGVPADMIERLKPPAIGRIAAEGGYSRAYCGGIAGTYCETPTISAVGYNCILTSAWANKHNVWDNSPKPDYSYWSIFRIAKEQKRDVTTALYSSWTDNRTVLLGEGLPETGDLRIDYVVDGFDLDQKNYPKEKDDLQVYRIDDTVSRAAAAGIREQAPDLSWVYLWYTDDAGHIYGNGDYFDEYVMKADRQIERIWEAVEYREKYFDEEWMVVVTTDHGRGDDGHHHGGQSARERTSWIATNVRGNARFAEPWLSIVDIAPSLARFLDFDVPQEVLWEQDGAPFIGEADICALEAVRGNRTIELTWESLDDRAPATVYVSRTNDFKNGQCDQWTKAGRVKAGERRFVFDTGDDPNGFYKFVVVTPGNHLNCWVPEKK, from the coding sequence ATGAATCGCAAACACATCCTGATCATTCTGTCGATCCTGCTGCTGCTCCCTTGGGGCGGATACGGGGCGAAGGCGAAAAAGGCGGTATTTATCATCGTGGACGGTGTTCCGGCCGATATGATCGAGCGGCTGAAACCGCCTGCAATCGGCCGGATCGCGGCCGAGGGCGGCTATTCGAGGGCCTACTGCGGCGGGATCGCCGGCACGTACTGCGAAACGCCGACCATTTCGGCTGTCGGGTACAACTGCATCCTGACCTCCGCATGGGCCAACAAACACAACGTATGGGACAATTCTCCGAAGCCCGATTACAGCTACTGGTCGATTTTCCGGATCGCCAAGGAGCAGAAGCGGGACGTGACGACGGCTCTCTATTCGAGCTGGACCGACAACCGCACCGTGTTGCTCGGCGAAGGGTTGCCCGAGACGGGAGACCTGAGGATCGACTATGTCGTCGACGGTTTCGATCTCGACCAGAAGAACTATCCCAAGGAGAAGGACGATCTGCAAGTCTATCGCATCGACGATACGGTGTCGAGGGCTGCGGCGGCCGGTATCCGCGAGCAGGCGCCGGACCTGAGCTGGGTCTATCTGTGGTATACCGACGATGCCGGGCATATCTACGGCAACGGCGATTATTTCGACGAGTACGTGATGAAGGCCGACCGTCAGATCGAACGCATTTGGGAAGCGGTCGAATACCGCGAGAAATATTTCGACGAGGAGTGGATGGTCGTCGTGACGACCGACCACGGCCGGGGCGACGACGGTCATCATCACGGCGGACAGTCCGCGCGCGAGCGGACCTCGTGGATCGCGACGAACGTTCGGGGAAATGCCCGCTTCGCCGAACCATGGCTGTCGATCGTCGACATCGCTCCGTCGCTCGCTCGCTTTTTGGATTTCGACGTGCCTCAGGAGGTGTTGTGGGAACAGGACGGAGCGCCTTTCATCGGGGAAGCCGATATCTGCGCTCTCGAGGCCGTGCGCGGCAACCGGACGATCGAGCTGACGTGGGAAAGTCTCGACGACCGGGCGCCGGCTACCGTTTACGTTTCGAGGACCAACGATTTCAAAAACGGACAGTGCGACCAGTGGACGAAAGCCGGCCGCGTGAAAGCGGGAGAGCGGCGCTTCGTGTTCGATACGGGCGACGATCCGAACGGTTTCTACAAGTTCGTCGTCGTGACGCCCGGCAATCATCTGAACTGCTGGGTTCCGGAGAAAAAGTAG
- a CDS encoding TonB-dependent receptor codes for MTRLTSFFFMLSMLSFPARADAQAASAVVHGTVVDVSSAPIVGATVAIEGTTLGAITDSEGKFLILGAEPGTAVVTVSFIGYKRFRSEPLELRRDESCELSVTLEPESSQLDGAVVVATRKVDSDAGLIAQMRSARYVASGISAQTIARTQDKDASEVIRRVPGISVIDDKFVIVRGLAQRYNNVWINGAAVPSSEADTRAFSFDVLPSSQIDNLLIVKSPAPELPADFSGGFIRIRTKVVPEENSLTISYGTGFNSVTHSNDFRYAPGSATDWLGFDNGMRSLKNVPHRVDNDDVTTVDRVTRTGFNNDWRVLSRRPTIDQKLNIALNRRFVTARRDAVGLVAALNYSNTNKSLLRMENSQFGIYNYTEDEPLYNFKYTDNQYTNDVKLGAMLNLSYVPAADKRSCVSRYEFRNIFNQLGRNRFTDREGWRNVSGYYEQQQDEYLYVSRSAYTGQFAGSHDWIRSGAKFDWNAAYSYSNRRQPDRRIVEREKNPENGIYEYSIDQGSVSRYFTSLDEHVVSAGANLSLPLFPDGMLRPELRTGLYGEYKTRRYATRNFLYKWNAYQNKLPAGFGSLPAEQIFAPENLGAPDKLHVQDETHNTDDYSAHSDVLAAYAALNMSLGRFNVYAGVRFESYRSSLESYPSETNFRTRTNTYRYNNALPSLNATYNLTPRMLVRLAYGMSVNRQEFRELSPSTYYDFDMFSTITGNPDLRQAVVQNVDLRYELYPAAGETISVAVFYKHFKNPIEWNYVDAGGSYQFSFENARSARNYGVEIDLRKSLAFIGMNNFMLTLNAAWIESKVLFGEQSREHDRPMQGQSPYLVNAGLFYQNGRIGFAAGILYNRIGKRIVGIGRVSTSGGDTFNSNIPDMYEMPRNSLDLTVGQRLCKWLEAKAAARDLLGDAVRFMQFPRFRDSEGVVHERSQTTKRYYPGRSFSLSLTATF; via the coding sequence ATGACCCGACTGACATCGTTCTTTTTCATGCTGAGCATGCTTTCCTTTCCGGCACGGGCCGACGCCCAAGCCGCTTCGGCCGTCGTGCACGGCACCGTTGTCGATGTATCGAGCGCCCCGATCGTCGGAGCGACGGTCGCCATCGAAGGAACGACGCTCGGAGCGATCACCGACTCCGAAGGCAAATTTCTGATTCTCGGCGCCGAACCCGGAACGGCCGTTGTCACGGTGTCGTTCATCGGCTACAAACGATTCCGCAGCGAACCGCTCGAACTGCGCAGGGACGAATCTTGCGAGTTGAGCGTAACGCTCGAGCCCGAATCGTCGCAGCTCGACGGAGCCGTGGTCGTCGCGACGCGCAAGGTCGACAGCGACGCGGGACTGATCGCGCAGATGCGATCGGCCCGCTACGTCGCCAGCGGCATATCGGCCCAGACGATCGCCCGCACTCAGGACAAGGACGCTTCGGAAGTAATCCGCCGCGTCCCGGGCATTTCGGTCATCGACGACAAGTTCGTCATCGTCCGCGGACTGGCCCAACGCTACAACAACGTATGGATCAACGGGGCGGCCGTGCCGAGCTCCGAAGCCGACACGCGCGCGTTCTCGTTCGACGTCCTGCCCAGTTCGCAGATCGACAACCTGCTAATCGTCAAGTCGCCCGCACCGGAACTGCCGGCCGACTTCTCGGGCGGTTTCATCCGAATCCGTACGAAAGTCGTACCCGAGGAAAACTCGCTGACGATCAGCTACGGCACAGGATTCAACAGCGTCACGCACTCGAACGATTTCCGCTATGCCCCGGGCAGCGCAACCGACTGGCTCGGCTTCGACAACGGCATGCGCTCGCTGAAAAACGTTCCGCATCGCGTGGACAACGACGACGTCACGACGGTCGACCGCGTGACCCGCACCGGCTTCAACAACGACTGGAGAGTGCTGAGCCGCCGCCCGACAATCGACCAGAAACTGAACATAGCGCTGAACCGTCGCTTCGTGACCGCCCGCCGCGACGCGGTCGGGCTGGTCGCGGCATTGAACTACTCGAACACGAACAAAAGCCTGCTGCGCATGGAAAACTCGCAGTTCGGCATCTACAACTACACCGAAGACGAACCTCTGTACAACTTCAAATACACCGACAACCAATACACGAACGACGTGAAGCTCGGCGCTATGCTGAATCTCTCTTACGTTCCGGCAGCCGACAAGCGCTCGTGCGTAAGCCGTTACGAATTCCGCAACATATTCAACCAATTGGGACGCAACCGTTTCACCGACCGCGAAGGATGGCGCAACGTCAGCGGATATTACGAGCAGCAGCAGGACGAATACTTGTACGTGAGCCGTAGCGCCTACACGGGCCAGTTCGCAGGCAGTCACGACTGGATCCGCAGCGGCGCGAAGTTCGACTGGAACGCAGCCTACTCCTACTCGAACCGCCGCCAGCCCGACCGCCGGATCGTCGAGCGCGAGAAAAATCCCGAAAACGGCATTTACGAATACTCGATCGATCAGGGCAGCGTATCGCGCTACTTTACCTCGCTCGACGAGCACGTCGTTTCGGCCGGAGCGAACCTGAGCCTGCCGCTCTTTCCCGACGGGATGCTCCGCCCCGAGTTACGCACCGGACTATACGGCGAATACAAAACGCGCCGCTACGCTACCCGCAACTTCCTCTACAAGTGGAATGCCTATCAGAACAAGCTGCCCGCCGGTTTCGGCTCGCTGCCCGCCGAGCAGATCTTCGCACCGGAAAATCTGGGCGCACCCGACAAGCTGCACGTTCAGGACGAAACGCACAACACGGACGACTACTCGGCCCACAGCGACGTGCTGGCCGCCTACGCGGCGCTGAACATGTCGCTCGGGCGCTTCAACGTCTACGCCGGCGTCCGTTTCGAAAGCTACCGCTCTTCGCTCGAAAGCTATCCGTCGGAAACCAATTTCCGGACCCGGACGAACACCTACCGATACAACAACGCGCTGCCGTCGCTCAACGCCACGTATAACCTGACGCCCCGGATGCTCGTCCGGCTGGCATACGGCATGAGCGTCAACCGGCAGGAGTTCCGCGAGCTGTCGCCGTCGACTTACTACGATTTCGACATGTTCAGCACGATTACCGGCAATCCGGACCTCCGGCAGGCCGTCGTGCAGAACGTCGACCTGCGCTACGAACTCTATCCGGCCGCCGGCGAAACGATTTCGGTCGCCGTCTTCTACAAGCATTTCAAGAATCCGATCGAATGGAACTATGTCGATGCCGGCGGCTCCTACCAGTTTTCGTTCGAGAACGCCCGCTCGGCCCGCAACTACGGCGTCGAGATCGATCTCAGGAAAAGCCTTGCGTTCATCGGCATGAACAATTTCATGCTGACGTTGAACGCCGCATGGATCGAAAGCAAGGTTCTGTTCGGCGAGCAAAGCCGCGAACACGACCGGCCGATGCAGGGACAGTCGCCCTATCTGGTCAACGCCGGACTGTTTTACCAGAACGGCCGGATCGGCTTCGCGGCCGGCATTCTCTACAACCGCATCGGCAAACGAATCGTCGGCATCGGCCGGGTCAGCACGAGCGGAGGCGACACGTTCAACAGCAATATCCCGGACATGTACGAGATGCCGCGCAACTCGCTCGATCTGACGGTCGGCCAACGCCTCTGCAAATGGCTCGAAGCGAAGGCCGCCGCGCGCGACCTGCTCGGCGACGCGGTCCGCTTCATGCAGTTTCCGCGCTTCAGGGACTCGGAGGGCGTCGTGCACGAACGCTCCCAAACAACCAAGCGCTATTATCCGGGCCGCAGCTTCTCGCTGTCGCTGACGGCCACGTTCTGA
- a CDS encoding RNA polymerase sigma factor RpoD/SigA: protein MRQLKITKSITNRESASLDKYLQEIGKEDLITVEEEVDLAQRIKKGDKEALEKLTRANLRFVVSVAKQYQNQGLSLPDLINEGNLGLIKAAEKFDETRGFKFISYAVWWIRQSILQALAEQSRIVRLPLNQVGSLNKINKAFARFEQEHERTPSPEELADELDLPKEKVTDTLRVSGRHVSVDAPFSDGEDNSLLDVLVNSDSPIADRGLINESLGTEVERALSTLTDRERDIIKYFFGIGCSEMTLEEIGEKFGLTRERVRQIKEKAIRRLRHSTRSKLLKSYLG, encoded by the coding sequence ATGAGACAATTAAAAATCACCAAATCCATTACCAATCGCGAGAGCGCGTCGCTGGACAAGTATCTGCAGGAGATCGGTAAGGAGGATTTGATCACCGTGGAGGAAGAGGTCGATCTGGCGCAGCGGATCAAGAAGGGCGACAAGGAAGCGCTCGAAAAACTGACACGCGCCAACCTGCGGTTCGTCGTTTCTGTTGCGAAACAGTATCAGAACCAAGGCCTGTCGTTGCCCGATCTGATCAACGAGGGAAATCTCGGGCTGATCAAGGCCGCCGAGAAGTTCGACGAGACGAGGGGATTCAAGTTCATTTCGTACGCCGTATGGTGGATACGCCAGTCGATCCTTCAGGCGCTGGCCGAACAGAGCCGGATCGTGCGGTTGCCGCTGAACCAGGTGGGGTCGCTGAACAAAATCAACAAGGCCTTCGCCCGTTTCGAGCAGGAGCACGAACGCACGCCCTCGCCCGAGGAACTGGCCGACGAGCTCGATCTGCCGAAGGAGAAAGTGACCGACACGCTGCGCGTATCGGGCCGTCACGTCTCGGTCGACGCGCCTTTCTCGGACGGGGAGGACAACAGTCTGCTCGACGTGCTGGTCAACAGCGATTCGCCGATCGCCGACCGGGGACTGATCAACGAGTCGCTCGGCACGGAAGTCGAGCGCGCCCTGTCGACGCTGACCGACCGCGAGCGGGATATCATCAAATACTTTTTCGGAATCGGATGTTCCGAGATGACGCTCGAGGAGATCGGCGAGAAGTTCGGCCTTACCCGCGAGCGGGTACGCCAGATCAAGGAAAAGGCGATCCGCCGGTTGCGTCACAGTACGCGGAGCAAGCTGCTCAAGTCCTATCTCGGATAA
- a CDS encoding trypsin-like peptidase domain-containing protein, protein MRKVLLFAGMLAASMAAGAATAYSVARATEKGEAYAAPSTEFASNVGTHFTSYEPGSYPDLTYAAENAVKGVVNIVNTQEVENDYYSGGGGFEQFFEFFGMPRGYQQQPQQPRERKSGGSGVIISPDGYIVTNNHVVENATKLRVTLNDNRSFDAKVIGTDPTTDVALIKIDATDLPTIPMGDSDDLRLGEWVLAIGSPFDLRSTITAGIVSAKGRSLKALPSQFSLESFIQTDAAVNPGNSGGALVNAKGELVGINTLIQSRSGTYIGYAFAVPTSIVKKVVVDLKEHGVVQRAMLGIQYIPLTEEFLETEEGKKTGIREPGGIYVAEVDPEGAAHAAGIRSGDVIVEINGIKIDGSAQLSEEIAKHRPNDKVTVGVKKGSDVKQIEVVLRNKAGNTEVITKDIVSAYDALGGQFAEVSERTKKALKIGGGVQVVGIEPGGILESARIRKGYIITNINDRPVRSIGDLNRITSKIEYIEGVYPDGRVVAYSPTVK, encoded by the coding sequence ATGAGAAAGGTTCTGTTATTTGCAGGCATGCTGGCCGCCTCGATGGCCGCCGGCGCAGCGACTGCCTACAGCGTGGCCCGGGCGACCGAGAAGGGCGAGGCCTATGCCGCTCCTTCGACCGAGTTCGCTTCGAACGTGGGTACGCATTTCACTTCTTACGAGCCGGGGAGCTATCCCGATCTGACGTATGCCGCCGAGAATGCGGTGAAAGGCGTCGTCAATATCGTCAATACGCAGGAGGTCGAGAACGACTATTACAGCGGGGGAGGCGGATTCGAGCAGTTTTTCGAGTTCTTCGGCATGCCCCGGGGGTATCAGCAGCAGCCCCAGCAGCCGCGCGAGCGCAAGAGCGGCGGGTCGGGCGTGATCATCAGCCCCGACGGATACATCGTCACGAATAACCATGTCGTGGAAAACGCCACGAAACTGCGCGTGACGCTGAACGACAACCGTTCGTTCGACGCGAAGGTGATCGGGACCGACCCGACGACCGACGTGGCGCTCATTAAGATCGACGCGACGGACCTGCCTACGATCCCGATGGGCGACTCGGACGACCTGCGTCTGGGCGAGTGGGTGCTCGCCATCGGCAGCCCGTTCGACCTGCGCAGCACGATTACGGCCGGCATCGTGAGCGCCAAAGGCCGTAGCCTGAAGGCGCTGCCGAGCCAGTTCAGCCTCGAGTCGTTCATCCAGACCGACGCGGCGGTCAATCCGGGCAACAGCGGCGGCGCGCTGGTCAACGCGAAAGGCGAGCTGGTCGGCATCAATACGCTGATCCAGTCGCGCAGCGGCACTTACATCGGCTATGCGTTCGCCGTTCCGACGTCGATCGTCAAGAAAGTGGTCGTCGACCTGAAGGAGCACGGAGTCGTGCAGCGCGCGATGCTCGGCATTCAGTATATTCCGCTGACCGAAGAGTTCCTCGAGACGGAGGAGGGTAAGAAAACCGGCATTCGGGAGCCGGGCGGAATCTATGTCGCCGAAGTCGATCCGGAAGGGGCGGCCCATGCGGCCGGCATTCGCTCGGGCGACGTGATCGTCGAGATCAACGGCATCAAAATAGACGGTTCGGCTCAGCTTTCCGAGGAGATCGCCAAGCATCGGCCCAACGATAAGGTGACGGTCGGAGTAAAAAAAGGCTCGGACGTGAAACAAATCGAGGTCGTCCTGCGTAATAAGGCAGGCAACACCGAGGTAATCACCAAGGATATCGTTTCGGCATACGACGCGCTGGGAGGTCAGTTCGCCGAGGTGTCCGAGCGGACCAAGAAGGCGCTGAAGATCGGCGGAGGCGTGCAAGTGGTAGGTATCGAGCCGGGCGGCATACTCGAAAGCGCGCGGATTCGCAAAGGCTATATCATCACGAACATCAACGATCGTCCCGTTCGCTCGATCGGCGATCTGAACCGGATCACGTCGAAGATCGAATACATCGAGGGCGTATATCCCGACGGTCGTGTGGTGGCCTACTCGCCTACCGTCAAGTAA